The following proteins come from a genomic window of Iamia sp. SCSIO 61187:
- a CDS encoding molybdopterin oxidoreductase family protein — protein sequence MARPPITEEELVARYGPHLNETPVGGWDAGVEADREVKTHCCFCGQQCGIVLKVKDDEVVGFEPWYEFPFNEGKLCPKGVKRYLQNAHPDRLVEPLERDASRPEGFRPVSWDHALDRTVSEIRRIQAEHGPDSFAMLSGVSLDNEKSYMIGKFARLALGTANLDYNGRLCMVSAGVANKRALGIDRASNPWSDIPQAEVVFVIGANIAECAPITTSWIWRARDHGAKLIVADPRVTPTARTADLFLGLRPGTDSALLGAMLHVLIERDWLDHDFIRDHTTGFEAAAEAVADHTPAWASDVTGVPAARIEQAAELWGTAETGMLMHARGLEHHTKGVENVWACINLGLATGKYGKPGCGVTTITGQGNGQGGREHGHKCDQLPGNRDITNPEHREYVASVWGCAESEIPGKGLTAEEIVEAIHRGEIKGLLSICFNPVVSLPDTTFTKEALDKLEFYSVIDFFLSETAFHADVVLPGSLHEEDEGTSTSVEGRVIKLNPSKTPPGQARLDWEILCDIARRLGKGHYFPYTDAEQIFEELRVASKGGSADYSGITWDRVEDEMGVFWPCPSEGHPGTPRLFEGGRFYTDDGRGRFNPVRYRPPAEVVDDDYPVWLTTGRVVSQYLSGTQTRRIGPLVAQYPEPLCEIHPRLADQHGIVTGDVVRVTSRRGTMTLPATVVSTIRPDTVFIPYHWAGRQAANQLTNRALDPLSKIPEYKVSAVRLERVGPAGTVVVDDRDVDLVGGATGGDAPRTPPSEPEEGGG from the coding sequence ATGGCCCGCCCGCCCATCACCGAGGAGGAGCTGGTCGCCCGGTACGGCCCCCACCTCAACGAGACCCCCGTCGGCGGGTGGGACGCCGGCGTCGAGGCGGACCGCGAGGTCAAGACCCACTGCTGCTTCTGCGGCCAGCAGTGCGGGATCGTCCTCAAGGTCAAGGACGACGAGGTGGTCGGCTTCGAGCCCTGGTACGAGTTCCCCTTCAACGAGGGCAAGCTCTGCCCCAAGGGCGTGAAGCGGTACCTCCAGAACGCCCACCCCGACCGCCTGGTCGAGCCGCTCGAGAGGGACGCCTCGCGGCCCGAGGGGTTCCGACCGGTCTCGTGGGACCACGCCCTCGACCGGACCGTCTCGGAGATCCGGCGCATCCAGGCCGAGCACGGCCCGGACTCCTTCGCCATGCTCTCGGGCGTCTCGCTCGACAACGAGAAGTCCTACATGATCGGGAAGTTCGCCCGCCTCGCCCTGGGGACGGCCAACCTCGACTACAACGGCCGGCTCTGCATGGTCTCGGCGGGCGTCGCCAACAAGCGGGCGCTGGGGATCGACCGGGCGTCGAACCCGTGGAGCGACATCCCGCAGGCCGAGGTCGTCTTCGTGATCGGCGCCAACATCGCCGAGTGCGCCCCGATCACGACGAGCTGGATCTGGCGGGCCCGCGACCACGGGGCCAAGCTCATCGTGGCCGACCCCCGCGTCACGCCGACCGCCCGCACCGCCGACCTGTTCCTCGGGCTGCGGCCCGGCACCGACTCCGCCCTCCTCGGCGCCATGCTGCACGTGCTGATCGAGCGGGACTGGCTCGACCACGACTTCATCCGCGACCACACCACCGGGTTCGAGGCGGCGGCCGAGGCGGTGGCCGACCACACGCCGGCGTGGGCCAGCGACGTCACCGGCGTGCCGGCGGCGCGCATCGAGCAGGCCGCCGAGCTGTGGGGCACGGCCGAGACCGGGATGCTGATGCACGCCCGGGGGCTCGAGCACCACACCAAGGGCGTCGAGAACGTGTGGGCCTGCATCAACCTGGGCCTGGCCACCGGCAAGTACGGCAAGCCCGGCTGCGGCGTCACCACCATCACCGGCCAGGGCAACGGCCAGGGGGGCCGCGAGCACGGCCACAAGTGCGACCAGCTGCCCGGCAACCGCGACATCACCAACCCCGAGCACCGGGAGTACGTCGCCTCGGTGTGGGGCTGCGCCGAGAGCGAGATCCCGGGCAAGGGCCTCACCGCCGAGGAGATCGTCGAGGCGATCCACCGGGGCGAGATCAAGGGCCTCCTGTCGATCTGCTTCAACCCGGTCGTCTCGCTGCCCGACACCACCTTCACCAAGGAGGCCCTGGACAAGCTCGAGTTCTACTCGGTCATCGACTTCTTCCTCTCGGAGACGGCGTTCCACGCCGACGTCGTACTGCCCGGCTCGCTGCACGAGGAGGACGAGGGCACCTCGACGAGCGTCGAGGGGCGCGTCATCAAGCTCAACCCGTCGAAGACGCCGCCGGGCCAGGCCCGGCTGGACTGGGAGATCCTCTGCGACATCGCCCGCCGCCTCGGCAAGGGCCACTACTTCCCGTACACCGACGCCGAGCAGATCTTCGAGGAGCTGCGCGTCGCCTCCAAGGGCGGCAGCGCCGACTACTCGGGCATCACCTGGGACCGGGTGGAGGACGAGATGGGCGTGTTCTGGCCCTGCCCGTCGGAGGGGCACCCGGGCACGCCGCGCCTGTTCGAGGGCGGTCGCTTCTACACCGACGACGGGCGGGGCCGCTTCAACCCGGTCCGGTACCGGCCGCCCGCCGAGGTCGTCGACGACGACTACCCGGTGTGGCTGACGACGGGCCGGGTGGTCAGCCAGTACCTGTCGGGCACGCAGACCCGGCGGATCGGCCCGCTCGTCGCCCAGTACCCGGAGCCGCTCTGCGAGATCCACCCCCGCCTGGCGGACCAGCACGGGATCGTCACCGGCGACGTGGTCCGGGTGACCTCCCGGCGGGGGACCATGACGCTGCCGGCGACCGTCGTGTCGACCATCCGGCCCGACACCGTCTTCATCCCGTACCACTGGGCCGGGCGCCAGGCCGCCAACCAGCTCACCAACCGGGCCCTCGACCCGCTCTCCAAGATCCCGGAGTACAAGGTCTCCGCCGTGCGGCTCGAGCGCGTCGGGCCGGCGGGCACGGTGGTCGTCGACGACCGGGACGTCGACCTCGTCGGCGGGGCCACCGGGGGCGACGCCCCCCGCACGCCACCGTCCGAGCCCGAGGAGGGAGGAGGGTGA
- a CDS encoding cupredoxin domain-containing protein: MSTITPPTEEQAATAAPAAPGGPPARPDGRGPGLTFEAIAVIALVLAFAAAIIAVFAMGLAARSIDEHRAIPAGGSGGGGGAVAVSLAEFTIDPAPVTVAEGGSLTVTNEGTAAHDLTVEDQDLATPALDAGGEAELDVSALAPGSYTLFCSIPGHRESGMETDLTIG, from the coding sequence ATGAGCACCATCACCCCACCCACCGAGGAGCAGGCCGCCACCGCGGCCCCTGCGGCGCCGGGCGGCCCGCCCGCCCGACCGGACGGACGCGGCCCCGGGCTCACCTTCGAGGCCATCGCCGTCATCGCCCTCGTCCTGGCCTTCGCGGCGGCCATCATCGCCGTGTTCGCCATGGGCCTCGCCGCCCGCTCGATCGACGAGCACCGGGCAATCCCCGCCGGCGGGTCCGGCGGAGGGGGCGGTGCGGTCGCGGTGTCGCTGGCCGAGTTCACCATCGACCCGGCGCCGGTGACGGTGGCCGAGGGCGGGTCGCTGACGGTCACCAACGAGGGGACCGCGGCCCACGACCTCACGGTCGAGGACCAGGACCTGGCCACCCCGGCGCTCGACGCCGGCGGCGAGGCCGAGCTGGACGTCAGCGCCCTGGCTCCGGGCTCGTACACGCTCTTCTGCAGCATCCCCGGCCACCGGGAGTCCGGCATGGAGACCGACCTCACCATCGGGTGA
- a CDS encoding multicopper oxidase family protein — protein MTESETAGERTVDRRLFMGLVAGGVGGATIVGSTALAAWPRDATTSAGAADAHAGMDMGDQTDSTEAPANVDEMDAMHEDGINQFLANIESPITEGKGAVDAEWTMDGNTRVFELTCSEIDWEVTPGQIEKAMAYNEMVPGPTLRMVEGQRTRIVVTNELPQSTGVHWHGQRVPNDQDGVPFLTQPPIKPGETYTYEFVPGPYGSHMYHSHHNAAEQVSAGLLGALIVEPKDPADEPTHDRDYLYILNDALGGFTINGKGFPATDAYTANLGERVRFRFMNEGTMVHPVHLHGLTFEVFARDGYPLPQPFLCDTITVAPGERWDATVVADNPGTWAFHCHILTHAESPHGMFGMVSVFVVSEEPA, from the coding sequence GTGACGGAGAGCGAGACCGCCGGCGAGAGGACGGTCGACCGCCGCTTGTTCATGGGGCTCGTCGCCGGTGGGGTGGGGGGAGCCACCATCGTCGGCAGCACCGCCCTGGCGGCCTGGCCCCGCGACGCCACCACCTCGGCGGGCGCGGCCGACGCCCACGCCGGCATGGACATGGGCGACCAGACGGACAGCACCGAGGCCCCGGCGAACGTCGACGAGATGGACGCCATGCACGAGGACGGCATCAACCAGTTCCTCGCCAACATCGAGAGCCCCATCACCGAGGGCAAGGGCGCCGTCGACGCCGAGTGGACGATGGACGGCAACACCCGGGTCTTCGAGCTCACGTGCTCGGAGATCGACTGGGAGGTCACGCCCGGCCAGATCGAGAAGGCGATGGCCTACAACGAGATGGTCCCCGGGCCGACCCTGCGCATGGTCGAGGGCCAGCGCACCCGCATCGTGGTCACCAACGAGCTGCCCCAGAGCACCGGCGTCCACTGGCACGGCCAGCGCGTCCCGAACGACCAGGACGGCGTGCCGTTCCTCACCCAGCCCCCGATCAAGCCGGGCGAGACCTACACCTACGAGTTCGTCCCCGGCCCCTACGGGTCGCACATGTACCACTCGCACCACAACGCCGCCGAGCAGGTCTCGGCCGGGCTCCTCGGCGCCCTGATCGTCGAGCCCAAGGACCCGGCCGACGAGCCGACCCACGACCGGGACTACCTCTACATCCTGAACGACGCCCTCGGCGGGTTCACGATCAACGGCAAGGGCTTCCCCGCCACCGACGCCTACACGGCCAACCTGGGCGAGCGGGTGCGGTTCCGGTTCATGAACGAGGGGACGATGGTCCACCCCGTCCACCTCCACGGGCTCACCTTCGAGGTGTTCGCCCGCGACGGCTACCCCCTCCCGCAGCCGTTCCTGTGCGACACCATCACCGTCGCCCCCGGCGAGCGGTGGGACGCCACCGTCGTCGCCGACAACCCGGGGACGTGGGCGTTCCACTGCCACATCCTCACCCACGCCGAGAGCCCCCACGGGATGTTCGGCATGGTCTCCGTCTTCGTCGTCTCCGAGGAGCCCGCATGA
- a CDS encoding group III truncated hemoglobin — MPDGGALRGETPDLATRGAISDLVTSFYREIVFDDLLEPVFGEVAEVDWPRHIPVLIDYWVAILLGVDGPRGSLMGVHRHLHGLAAIEREHCDRWYSLWVGCVDERWAGPLAERAKAHAAAVMAGMAKHVFSFRWSASEVAPRPLPGRLPA, encoded by the coding sequence GTGCCGGACGGGGGAGCGCTGAGGGGAGAGACGCCGGACCTGGCGACGCGGGGCGCCATCAGCGACCTGGTGACGTCGTTCTACCGGGAGATCGTCTTCGACGACCTGCTCGAGCCCGTCTTCGGCGAGGTCGCCGAGGTCGACTGGCCCCGGCACATCCCGGTGCTCATCGACTACTGGGTGGCGATCCTGCTGGGGGTCGACGGCCCCCGCGGCTCCCTCATGGGCGTCCACCGGCACCTCCACGGCCTCGCGGCCATCGAGCGCGAGCACTGCGACCGCTGGTACTCGCTCTGGGTGGGGTGCGTCGACGAGCGCTGGGCCGGTCCCCTCGCCGAGCGGGCCAAGGCCCACGCCGCCGCGGTGATGGCCGGGATGGCCAAGCACGTGTTCTCGTTCCGGTGGTCGGCGAGCGAGGTCGCGCCCCGGCCCCTCCCGGGCCGGCTGCCCGCCTGA